TCGCCGGCGCTGGCCGCGCGGATCCTCCCGCGCTGTCCCTTCCTCCAGGTCAGGATCCACGATCCCGAACTCGTCCTGTCGGTCGAGGTGCGGCCCGACGGCGGCTACCTCTTCACCGAATCGATCCGCGCGATGGGCGGCTATCCGGTCGGGTCCGGCGGCAAGGGCCTGCTATTGCTTTCGGGCGGGATCGATTCCCCGGTCGCCGGCTATCTTTCGATGAAGCAGGGCATCGAGATCGAGTGCATCCACTTCGAATCGACCCCGCTCACGCCGATCGAATCGGTTCAGAAGGTGGTCGACATCGTCGAGATCCTCTCCGACTACGCGCCTCACGCCAGGATGAAACTCCACCTCGTGCCGTTCGAGGCGCTTCACCGGAAACTGATCGAACACGTTCCCGACAGCTATCTGATCACGATCATGCGGCGGATGATGTATCGGATCGCCTCCCGCGTCGCGGCCGACCACGGCTGCCTGTGCATCCTGAACGGAGAATCCGTCGGTCAGGTCGCCTCGCAGACCCTCGAAAGCATGGACGTCATCGCTTCCGTCACGGACACCCTCGTCGTCCGTCCGCTCGCCACCTACGACAAGCTCGACATCATGGCGATCGCGCGACGGATCGGCACCCTCGACGTCTCCAACCGCGCCTTCGAGGACTGCTGCACGGTGTATCTCCCGAAGAACCCGGTGATCCGGCCGACCCGCCGCCTCGCCGCCCATTACGAGGAATTCTTCGACTACGCGCCGCTCGTCGAGGCCGCCGTCGCCGGCATCCGGACGATCCAGCTCGCGCCCGAGGACCGTCTCGACGTCGCCTCCAGGGGACTCGTCGTCGCGGAGATCGCGGACCTGTGAAGACGCTTCTCACGGATCGTCTCGTCCTCCGGGACTGGACCCTCGCGGACGCGGCCGACCTCTTCGCCTACGCCTCGACGCCGACGGTCGGCCCCGCGGCCGGCTGGGCGCCCCACGGCGACCTCGCCGAGTCGGAGCGGATCATCCGGCATTTCATCGAGGCGGCCGACGTCTGGGCGATCGAGGAACGCGCGACCGGCCGGGTCGTCGGCTCCGTCGGGCTGCATCCGCGCTCGAAGCTTGCGGATGCGCCGGTCGCCGAACTCGGCTACGTGCTGTCCCCGGAACGCGAAGGCAGGGGGTACATGACCGAAGCCTGCCAGGCGGTGCTCGAGCACGCCTTCCGCGACCGCGGGCTGCCCGAAGTCTACGTCGCCCACTTCGTCGGAAACGACAAGTCCCGCCGCGTGATCGCGCGGCTCGGGTTCAGGCCGGCGGGCGACATCCTCTACGAAACGACGGCCTGCGGGCCGATGCGCTCGGTCCGGTATCGGATGACGCGCACCGAATACGATGACATCAGGAGGAAGAGAAACATGGTCAAGTGGAATCTGGAAAAGCTCTACAAGGGATTCGAGGATCCGGCCTTCACGGAAGATCTGAAACGCCTCGATCTGGCGGTCGCCCGGACCAACGGACTCGCATCATCGTTCGTCGGTTACGAAACCCCGGCGAAGACGATCGAGGACTACCTCGCGGCGTCGGTCGAACTCGCGTCCGTCGCCGACCGGCTCTTCGCGTTCGCCTCGCTCACGGAAGCCGTGGAGACGACGAACCAGACCGCCGTCAAGCACCTGAACGCGCTCCGCATGAAGGTCACCGAAACGACCGGGACCGACACCCGCTTCCGCAAGTGGCTTGCGAAGATGCCGGCGTTCGAATCCGTCCTCGCGGGTGCTTCGACGCGCGTGAAGGAACACGGATTCATGCTCCGCGAAATCGTCGAAAACGGCAAGTACGACCTCGACGAGAAGACCGAGACGCTCGTGGCGAAGCTTCGCCAATCCGGTTCGATCGCCTGGGATCGGCTCCAGTCGCTCCTCACCGCGACGGTCGCGGTGAAGTACGAGGACCGCGAGATCACCCTCTCGCAGGTCCGCAACCTCGCCTACGACAAGAATCCCGAGGTCCGTCGCAAGGCCTATTTCGCCGAACTCGAAGCCTACAGGGCGATCGAGAAGCCGGTGGCGTTCGCGCTCAACGGCATCAAGGGCGAGGTCAACACGCTCTGCGAGGAACGCGGATACGCCTCGCCGCTCGACCAGGCGCTCGCGGCTTCGCGCATGAGCCGCAAGACGCTCGAGGCGATGCTTCAGGCGATGACGGAGTCGCTGCCGGTCTTCCGTCGCTACCTCCGCCGCAAGGGGACGCTGCTCGGGCATCCGAACGGCCTTCCCTTCTACGACCTGTTCGCCCCGATGGGCGGCGTCGATTCGACCTACACGATCCCCGAGGCCAACGCCTACGTGCTCAAGAACTTCCGGACCTTCAACGCCCGGCTCGCGGGGATGGCCGAGCGGGCCTTCGCCGAAGGCTGGATCGACTACACCCCGCGTCCCGGGAAGGTCGGCGGCGCGTTCTGCTCGAACATCCACGCGATCGGCGAGAGCCGCGTCATGACCAACTTCGAAGGCGCGTTCGGCGACATCATCACGATGGCGCACGAACTCGGCCACGCCTATCACGGCGAATGCATCTTCGGCGAATCGATCCTCAATTCGAACTATACGATGCCGGTCGCCGAGACGGCATCGACGTTCGCCGAGACGATCGTGAACAAGGCCGCGCTCCGGGACGCGAAGACCCGGGAGGAGAAGATCTTCCTGCTCGAATCGTCGATCCAGGACTACACCCAGGTGATCGTCGACATCATGAGCCGCTTCTATTTCGAAAGCGCCGTGTTCGACGGACGCAAGGCTACCGTCTTCGACGAGAACGAACTCAAGGAGATGATGCTCGACGCGCAGCGGAAGACCTATGGCGACGGCCTCGATCCCGACCTCCTGCATCCCTACATGTGGCTCTGCAAGGGCCATTACTACAGCGGCTCGCTCTCCTTCTACAACTTCCCGTACGCCTTCGGACTCCTGTTCGCCAAGGGGCTCTACGCCCGCTACCTGGAGGACAAGGCCGCATTCGTCGCGATCTACGACGACCTCCTCGCCGCAACCGGCCGCTCGACCGTCGAGGAGACGGCCGCGATCGCCGGCGTCAACGCCGGCGACCCCGCCTTCTGGCGCCAGTCGCTAGCCCTCCTCGCGGAGGACATCGAGGAGTTCCTCCGCCTCACGGAGTGAGCGAATTCGCAAGAACGCCAATAAAAACGACGGGACCGCTTGTTGTATTAAGTGCACGCATCTCCTGAGGAGGCACCCATGAAAACGATGAACCTGTTCCGTCGCCTCACGTCACTCGCGGCCATCCTGCTCCTTTCGGCGGGAATCCTCGCCTGCAACGAGACGACCACGACGAAGCCGAACAACCTTCCTTCCGTCGACGACGTCGACAACTTCAAGGATTACGACGAGCTCGAGACCTATCTGGCCGGATTCTTCAGCAAGAGCCAGAACGGCTGGTATTCGCTGCGCGGCGGCGAGGCCGTCTTCGACGAAGCGGTCGGCGCCGTCACCACGACGGCCGCGTCCGGCGCCCCTTCCGGCACCGACGACGAGGTCGACCGCACCCACAGCGTCTCCAACGACCAGGTCGAGGGCGTCCGCGAGACCGACACGATCATGACCGACGGATACCACATCTACGTGGTCTCCGGCGACAAGTTCCAGATGATCGACGCCGATACGCTCGACATCGTCTACACCTACGCGATGCCGGATTCCGACTGGTCATCCATCCAGGGAATGTTCCTCGACGAGGAGCACGGCAAGGTCGTCCTGATCGCGAACGAGTACCATTACGACGAACAGAAGGCGACCGAGGACACCTATTATTACTGGTATTACTACCGTTATGGAACACGCGTGGTCGTCCTCGACGTCGCCGATCCCGACGCGGTCGAGATCGAACGCGACATGTTCTTCGACAACACCTACCTCGTCGACGCCCGCATGATCGGCACGCAGGTCTTCCTCGTGATGGACAACTACGCGATCAACTGGGGATACGCCGAAGATTCGTTCATCCCGACGTACATGGATTCCGCCGTCTCCGACGCGGAACAGCAGCTCCAGGCGGACCACATCTACTACATGCCCAACGGCAACTACTCCCTCTCCTACCTCATGCTCGCCTCCTTCAGCGCGACCGACCCCGACGCCGCCGCCCGCGTCGACGCCTACCTCGGCAGCTCCTGGCAGATCTACATGAGCCCGTCGAACCTCTACGTCGTGATGTACCGCTACGAGGTCGACGAGGTCACCGGATGGTATGACTACCTCACCTACGTCCTGCGCTTCGCGATCGAAGAAGGGAACCTCGTCTTCAAGGCGATCGGCGCCGTGGACGGTTCTCCGCTCAACCAGTTCTCGATGGACGAGTACGCCGGCGCGTTCCGGATCGCGACCACCGAGTCGATCGCCCGTCAGGTCACCGTCACCGTCGACGGCGACGGCGTCGTCACGACCGAAGCCTTCCCCGCGGACGGTACGTCCGAAGAGGGCGACGAGACGACGACCCGAAGCGACGACACGACCGAACGCGGCACCTGGACGTACATCTCCTGGACCTGGACCGTCGAGAACAAGCTCTTCGTCCTCGATGCGTCGGTCGACGGCACGATGACCGTGCTCGGTTCGATCCTCGAAGGTCTCGGCAAGCCGAACGAGCGCATCTTCTCGGTCCGCTTCAACGGCGACGTCGGCTATGTCGTCACGTTCGTGAACACCGACCCGCTCTATAAGCTCGACCTCTCCGACCCGACCGATCCGACGATCGTCGGCGAGTGGATCGAGGAGGGCGTGAGCGACTACCTGCACATCATCAACGACGGCCTCATGCTCGGCGTCGGTCGCCAGGCGGTCACCGACGGCGGCTGGACCCGTTTCACCGGCGTCAAGATCTCGCTCTACGACACGACCGGCGACGATCCCTTCGTCACCGACGACTACTTCCTCGAAAGCCAGTACAGCTATTCGCCGG
Above is a genomic segment from Candidatus Izemoplasmatales bacterium containing:
- the thiI gene encoding tRNA uracil 4-sulfurtransferase ThiI, giving the protein MYERILVRYGDLNLKGKNKKSFTDRVDRLIREKLAAFPVAYDFRHDRMYVVLNGADATAVMARLDRVSGLYSYSPITRCAVDLDAIADVAVGLIGEKTGGRPTTFKIETKRADKQYPLTSQEISPALAARILPRCPFLQVRIHDPELVLSVEVRPDGGYLFTESIRAMGGYPVGSGGKGLLLLSGGIDSPVAGYLSMKQGIEIECIHFESTPLTPIESVQKVVDIVEILSDYAPHARMKLHLVPFEALHRKLIEHVPDSYLITIMRRMMYRIASRVAADHGCLCILNGESVGQVASQTLESMDVIASVTDTLVVRPLATYDKLDIMAIARRIGTLDVSNRAFEDCCTVYLPKNPVIRPTRRLAAHYEEFFDYAPLVEAAVAGIRTIQLAPEDRLDVASRGLVVAEIADL
- a CDS encoding M3 family oligoendopeptidase, whose product is MKTLLTDRLVLRDWTLADAADLFAYASTPTVGPAAGWAPHGDLAESERIIRHFIEAADVWAIEERATGRVVGSVGLHPRSKLADAPVAELGYVLSPEREGRGYMTEACQAVLEHAFRDRGLPEVYVAHFVGNDKSRRVIARLGFRPAGDILYETTACGPMRSVRYRMTRTEYDDIRRKRNMVKWNLEKLYKGFEDPAFTEDLKRLDLAVARTNGLASSFVGYETPAKTIEDYLAASVELASVADRLFAFASLTEAVETTNQTAVKHLNALRMKVTETTGTDTRFRKWLAKMPAFESVLAGASTRVKEHGFMLREIVENGKYDLDEKTETLVAKLRQSGSIAWDRLQSLLTATVAVKYEDREITLSQVRNLAYDKNPEVRRKAYFAELEAYRAIEKPVAFALNGIKGEVNTLCEERGYASPLDQALAASRMSRKTLEAMLQAMTESLPVFRRYLRRKGTLLGHPNGLPFYDLFAPMGGVDSTYTIPEANAYVLKNFRTFNARLAGMAERAFAEGWIDYTPRPGKVGGAFCSNIHAIGESRVMTNFEGAFGDIITMAHELGHAYHGECIFGESILNSNYTMPVAETASTFAETIVNKAALRDAKTREEKIFLLESSIQDYTQVIVDIMSRFYFESAVFDGRKATVFDENELKEMMLDAQRKTYGDGLDPDLLHPYMWLCKGHYYSGSLSFYNFPYAFGLLFAKGLYARYLEDKAAFVAIYDDLLAATGRSTVEETAAIAGVNAGDPAFWRQSLALLAEDIEEFLRLTE
- a CDS encoding beta-propeller domain-containing protein, translating into MKTMNLFRRLTSLAAILLLSAGILACNETTTTKPNNLPSVDDVDNFKDYDELETYLAGFFSKSQNGWYSLRGGEAVFDEAVGAVTTTAASGAPSGTDDEVDRTHSVSNDQVEGVRETDTIMTDGYHIYVVSGDKFQMIDADTLDIVYTYAMPDSDWSSIQGMFLDEEHGKVVLIANEYHYDEQKATEDTYYYWYYYRYGTRVVVLDVADPDAVEIERDMFFDNTYLVDARMIGTQVFLVMDNYAINWGYAEDSFIPTYMDSAVSDAEQQLQADHIYYMPNGNYSLSYLMLASFSATDPDAAARVDAYLGSSWQIYMSPSNLYVVMYRYEVDEVTGWYDYLTYVLRFAIEEGNLVFKAIGAVDGSPLNQFSMDEYAGAFRIATTESIARQVTVTVDGDGVVTTEAFPADGTSEEGDETTTRSDDTTERGTWTYISWTWTVENKLFVLDASVDGTMTVLGSILEGLGKPNERIFSVRFNGDVGYVVTFVNTDPLYKLDLSDPTDPTIVGEWIEEGVSDYLHIINDGLMLGVGRQAVTDGGWTRFTGVKISLYDTTGDDPFVTDDYFLESQYSYSPVTYDHKAFMYFVPEGADFWYVAIPIYEYFDNYSVYSQSMYVFKAHYDGTLEYVAKLTHNDDNPVEHYWYCDSIERAVIIGTRIYTVSYSQIRMYDMENEFTPIATTTLNDTAYRYYYWD